The following proteins are encoded in a genomic region of Gemmatimonadota bacterium:
- a CDS encoding cysteine desulfurase has product MEPIYLDHAATTPLRPEASEAMAPYAAERFGNPSSIHRWGREARAALEEARERLAGLLGAKRQEIIFTSGGTESDNLALLGASRAAGRAGRPGTVVCSAIEHKAVLGAAQAAAREGTLHLLLAVDETGRLELGALDEALAARPAVLSVMWVNNEVGTIQPVQEVAERCRAAGVLFHTDAVQAAGRLRLRMDETRCDLLSLSAHKLGGPKGIGLLYIREGVELLPLAYGGGQERELRPGTQNVAAAVGFAAASAAAEQEREREAARLGELRDRLEAGLARRIPDLVVNGAGALRAPHILNVSIPGADQEALLVGLDLEGLAVSSGSACLSGTVKPSHVLLAMGRGAENEASIRVSLGRTTTAAAIGRVLEVIPAVVERSRALAHQ; this is encoded by the coding sequence ATGGAACCGATCTACCTGGATCACGCCGCCACCACACCGCTTCGGCCCGAGGCATCAGAAGCCATGGCGCCCTATGCGGCAGAGCGCTTCGGCAATCCCTCGAGCATCCACCGGTGGGGGCGCGAAGCCCGCGCGGCGCTGGAAGAGGCGCGGGAGCGGCTGGCGGGGTTGCTGGGCGCCAAACGGCAGGAGATCATATTCACGAGCGGGGGCACGGAATCGGATAACCTCGCGCTGCTGGGCGCGTCGCGCGCGGCGGGGCGAGCGGGCCGGCCCGGGACGGTGGTCTGTTCCGCGATCGAGCACAAGGCCGTGCTCGGGGCGGCGCAGGCGGCGGCCCGCGAGGGGACGCTCCACCTACTGCTTGCCGTCGACGAGACGGGACGGCTCGAGCTTGGCGCGCTGGACGAGGCGCTCGCCGCCCGGCCGGCCGTGCTGTCGGTCATGTGGGTGAACAACGAGGTCGGCACGATCCAGCCGGTGCAGGAGGTCGCAGAGCGGTGCCGCGCGGCCGGCGTGCTGTTTCACACGGATGCCGTGCAGGCCGCCGGCCGGTTGCGCCTGCGGATGGACGAAACACGCTGCGACCTGCTGTCACTGAGCGCGCACAAGCTGGGCGGGCCGAAGGGGATCGGACTGCTCTACATCCGCGAGGGCGTCGAGCTGCTGCCGCTCGCGTACGGCGGCGGCCAGGAACGCGAGCTACGCCCGGGCACGCAGAACGTGGCGGCGGCGGTGGGCTTCGCCGCTGCGTCGGCTGCGGCCGAGCAGGAGCGGGAGCGCGAGGCGGCACGGCTCGGGGAGCTGCGGGACCGGCTCGAGGCCGGTCTCGCCAGGCGCATCCCGGACCTGGTGGTAAACGGCGCTGGCGCCCTGCGCGCGCCTCATATCCTGAACGTCTCGATCCCTGGCGCCGATCAGGAAGCGCTGCTCGTCGGGCTGGACCTCGAGGGCTTGGCCGTCTCGAGCGGCTCGGCGTGTCTGAGCGGCACGGTAAAGCCGAGCCATGTGCTCCTGGCCATGGGGCGCGGGGCAGAGAACGAGGCGTCAATCCGCGTGTCCCTGGGCCGTACTACCACGGCGGCGGCAATCGGCCGGGTGCTGGAGGTTATTCCTGCCGTGGTCGAGCGGTCGCGAGCGC